The following are from one region of the Endozoicomonas sp. 4G genome:
- a CDS encoding siderophore-interacting protein, with amino-acid sequence MARSPARELSVKSIESLSPHMKRVVLTGESLSDFPPDQASAYIKLVFDNPATPEKPLRRSYTVVSSDQHTQQLTIDFAVHPNTRDQGPAARWLEDASIGDPISVSGPGPTKLVDLDADWFVLTGDLTALPAIRANIEILPSHAKGYVILEIPHQDDQQSLALEASSIPEGMEIIWVINPHPGQQKELLKEALANLPRLPGNPYLWAASELNAVLEIRNWANGQSLTPRSSRYISSYWQLGLPDEAHKVQKRERLAEK; translated from the coding sequence ATGGCAAGATCTCCTGCAAGAGAGCTATCTGTAAAGAGCATTGAGTCCCTGAGTCCTCATATGAAACGGGTCGTCCTGACCGGAGAATCTCTTTCTGATTTCCCACCAGATCAAGCCAGTGCTTATATAAAGCTGGTTTTCGATAATCCTGCCACACCCGAGAAGCCACTCCGGAGAAGTTACACCGTCGTTTCCAGTGATCAGCATACACAACAGTTAACAATTGATTTCGCAGTACACCCAAATACCCGTGACCAGGGGCCTGCTGCACGCTGGCTTGAAGATGCCAGCATTGGCGATCCGATCTCAGTATCCGGACCGGGCCCTACCAAGCTGGTTGACCTGGACGCAGACTGGTTTGTACTCACCGGAGATCTGACCGCACTGCCCGCCATTCGTGCCAACATAGAGATTTTACCCAGCCATGCAAAAGGCTACGTCATTCTGGAAATTCCTCATCAGGACGATCAGCAATCCTTGGCTCTGGAAGCATCATCAATTCCTGAAGGCATGGAAATTATCTGGGTGATAAACCCTCATCCAGGGCAGCAGAAAGAGCTTTTAAAAGAAGCCTTGGCCAATCTGCCTCGCCTGCCTGGAAACCCTTACCTATGGGCTGCCAGTGAGTTGAACGCTGTACTGGAGATCAGAAACTGGGCAAATGGACAATCTCTGACCCCCCGCTCCTCACGCTACATCAGTAGC
- a CDS encoding cytochrome b, translating to MTPEKYPVLMRLLHWLMAFTILGIIASGWYMASLSKEVSYKYDIYPWHKSFGILILLLVTTRILVRLFSKVPELPKDLPNHEKILARLTHYSLYALMILVPLSGITMSDAGGHDLFLFGIPLPELMEDNKELAGTLHTIHSYIPYAFLAVIALHIVGALKHRFMDKPENDVLGRML from the coding sequence ATGACGCCTGAAAAATATCCGGTCCTGATGAGACTGTTGCACTGGCTGATGGCCTTTACCATCCTGGGTATCATCGCCAGTGGCTGGTATATGGCAAGCCTGTCCAAAGAGGTCAGCTATAAATACGACATCTACCCTTGGCACAAGTCTTTTGGCATCCTTATACTCCTGCTGGTAACGACCCGCATTCTGGTACGATTATTCAGCAAAGTACCTGAGCTACCTAAAGATTTACCCAATCACGAGAAGATATTGGCCAGGCTCACTCATTATTCTCTCTATGCCTTGATGATTCTTGTACCTCTCAGCGGTATCACCATGTCCGATGCGGGCGGGCATGATCTGTTCCTTTTTGGCATCCCACTGCCTGAGCTCATGGAAGACAACAAAGAGCTGGCAGGGACTCTCCATACGATCCACTCTTATATTCCCTATGCATTTCTGGCCGTTATAGCCCTTCATATTGTGGGTGCGCTTAAACACCGGTTTATGGATAAACCTGAAAACGATGTGCTGGGCAGAATGCTCTGA
- a CDS encoding NAD(P)/FAD-dependent oxidoreductase, which yields MPLTRALQSDYDAIIIGAGASGLMCALTAGYRGRRVLVLDHANKIGKKIIISGGGRCNFTNLYTEPAHYLSNNLHFCKSALARYNQWDFQALVDKYQVAWHEKTLGQLFCNNRSQEIVDLLVSECRDAGVTIRAKARVESIQSNESSGYALATNIGDFSCQSLVVATGGLSFPTMGATGFGYEVAEQFGHKLIEQKPALVPFTMNQAWLKHFVELSGVSSEVIARCNGQSFRENILFTHRGVSGPVILQISSYWNPGDTVAINWIPGVDIHDWLQSCARQRPKAQTATILSEHMTKRLSQALCEQGQLRLLTDNGQKPMAHYTSAELEDLAEALENWELKPSGTEGYKKAEVTLGGVDTAKISSKTFESRIQPGLFFIGEVLDVTGHLGGFNFQWAWASGHCAGQYI from the coding sequence ATGCCCCTGACCAGAGCGCTACAATCTGACTACGATGCCATTATTATCGGTGCCGGTGCATCGGGCCTTATGTGCGCGCTCACGGCGGGTTATCGGGGCCGCAGGGTTCTGGTACTGGATCACGCCAACAAGATTGGGAAGAAAATTATCATTTCAGGGGGTGGACGCTGTAACTTCACCAATCTCTACACCGAGCCTGCCCATTACCTGTCAAACAACTTGCACTTCTGTAAGTCAGCCCTGGCACGTTATAACCAGTGGGATTTTCAGGCACTTGTGGATAAGTATCAGGTGGCCTGGCATGAAAAAACACTGGGGCAGCTTTTCTGTAACAATCGTTCACAGGAGATCGTCGATCTGCTGGTCAGTGAGTGTCGGGATGCCGGTGTCACCATTCGAGCCAAAGCCCGTGTTGAATCCATACAGTCCAATGAATCTTCGGGTTACGCACTGGCCACCAATATCGGCGATTTTTCCTGTCAGTCACTGGTGGTGGCAACCGGTGGTTTATCATTCCCGACCATGGGAGCCACCGGTTTTGGATATGAGGTAGCTGAACAGTTTGGTCATAAACTGATTGAGCAAAAACCGGCACTGGTACCTTTCACTATGAATCAGGCCTGGCTGAAACACTTTGTAGAACTTTCCGGTGTCAGCTCCGAAGTGATAGCCCGCTGCAATGGGCAGTCTTTTCGGGAAAATATTCTGTTCACCCACCGTGGTGTCAGTGGGCCGGTTATTTTACAGATCTCGTCCTATTGGAATCCGGGGGATACGGTTGCTATTAACTGGATTCCTGGCGTAGATATTCACGACTGGCTTCAGTCCTGTGCCAGACAGAGGCCCAAGGCACAGACTGCCACTATTTTGTCTGAACATATGACCAAGAGGTTGTCTCAAGCCTTGTGTGAGCAAGGCCAGCTGAGATTATTAACCGACAATGGTCAAAAGCCCATGGCACACTACACCTCGGCTGAACTTGAAGATCTGGCTGAAGCACTGGAGAACTGGGAATTGAAACCTTCTGGTACAGAAGGCTATAAAAAAGCAGAGGTGACGCTGGGTGGCGTGGACACTGCGAAAATCTCGTCGAAAACATTTGAGAGCCGCATCCAGCCAGGGCTTTTCTTTATCGGTGAAGTTCTCGATGTAACCGGCCACCTGGGGGGCTTTAACTTCCAGTGGGCCTGGGCTTCAGGCCATTGTGCCGGACAGTATATTTAG
- the truC gene encoding tRNA pseudouridine(65) synthase TruC: MSEETSELLEIIYQDQWLVAVNKPSGLLVHRSMIDRHETRFALQIVRDQVGQRVYPLHRLDKPTSGVLLFSLSPEVARLAGKQFEDGLVEKTYLAVVRGYVPEFGVIDHPLKEELDKMTDRKARQDKPAQEAVTAYERLATVELPIAIERYPTSRYSLVRVWPKTGRKHQIRRHMKHIAHPIIGDAKHGKGVHNRYFAQHFSAGRLLLACTDMELTHPVTHQRLFLSASLDDVFSGLITRFGWNRSLCRNGE; this comes from the coding sequence ATGTCCGAAGAGACTTCAGAATTACTGGAAATCATTTATCAGGATCAATGGCTAGTGGCGGTTAACAAGCCATCGGGCCTGCTGGTGCATCGTTCCATGATTGACCGGCATGAAACCCGGTTTGCCTTACAGATCGTCAGAGATCAAGTGGGTCAGCGGGTTTATCCACTGCACCGTCTGGATAAGCCTACTTCAGGTGTTTTACTGTTTTCCCTGTCGCCGGAGGTTGCCCGGCTGGCAGGAAAACAATTTGAGGACGGGTTGGTGGAGAAAACCTATCTGGCGGTTGTCAGAGGGTATGTGCCAGAGTTTGGTGTGATTGATCATCCGCTGAAAGAAGAGCTGGATAAAATGACCGATCGCAAGGCACGCCAGGATAAACCGGCCCAAGAGGCGGTTACCGCTTATGAAAGACTGGCAACAGTCGAGCTGCCGATTGCCATAGAAAGATACCCAACCAGCCGCTACTCGCTGGTGAGAGTCTGGCCGAAAACGGGCAGGAAACATCAGATTCGTCGGCATATGAAGCACATTGCCCATCCGATTATTGGCGATGCCAAACATGGGAAGGGAGTGCATAACCGATATTTTGCCCAACACTTTTCAGCCGGAAGATTACTGCTGGCCTGTACGGATATGGAACTGACCCATCCCGTTACTCACCAACGGCTTTTTTTATCTGCTTCGCTGGATGATGTCTTTTCTGGTTTGATAACTCGCTTTGGCTGGAATAGGTCACTTTGCCGGAATGGTGAATAA